From the Candidatus Poribacteria bacterium genome, one window contains:
- a CDS encoding GNAT family N-acetyltransferase, with protein sequence MAVSIRKYCGDDRAQVGMIWSAAFDGGQPNPRLENPELPLDLRSPDEDSQVFVADVDGVVSGAFQIFYAPLTCRGVHFRCGGMSGVAVAPASRKRHVGSAMMTWSIEEMYRTGEVVTNLRAAHEFFYRRFGWECCGRCVRITCPVPLFPRMDCVLPVRQLSVDDWGQLDATYEEFAHRYSGMRLARKGFGLSRLTQTEGTPPFVFAAGEPVEAYAIVRLTLGIDLAIIEFVWTTLRGYETMLATLAGTGINHQSITWDEPSNGPFLSSKWFTRGMMAQLPDPSMFRVLDVPASLTGLSTTASGTFTMTIDDEILPSNRGPWRVSYCPEGVRVEPSDTAALHMDIHQYTQAWLGEPSLADLLTHGFVSSSSAEAAEAAKALLPPQTTYSLEYF encoded by the coding sequence ATGGCGGTCTCGATTCGAAAATACTGCGGAGATGACCGTGCACAGGTTGGTATGATTTGGTCAGCGGCTTTTGATGGTGGTCAGCCCAATCCAAGGCTTGAAAATCCGGAATTGCCCCTTGATCTCCGAAGTCCCGATGAAGATTCGCAGGTGTTCGTAGCGGACGTGGATGGGGTTGTCTCTGGTGCGTTTCAGATCTTTTATGCACCGTTAACTTGCCGAGGCGTACATTTCAGGTGTGGTGGCATGAGTGGTGTTGCTGTCGCGCCTGCGAGCCGTAAGCGGCATGTGGGAAGCGCAATGATGACGTGGTCGATAGAGGAGATGTATCGCACCGGGGAGGTTGTCACAAATCTACGTGCGGCTCATGAATTCTTCTATCGGCGGTTTGGTTGGGAGTGCTGCGGACGTTGTGTGCGTATTACTTGTCCTGTCCCACTGTTTCCCCGGATGGACTGTGTATTGCCGGTGCGCCAGTTGAGTGTTGATGACTGGGGACAATTGGACGCAACATACGAGGAGTTCGCACATCGCTATTCAGGGATGCGTCTTGCGCGCAAAGGTTTTGGCTTGTCGCGGCTCACACAGACCGAAGGCACTCCGCCCTTTGTATTTGCCGCCGGTGAGCCGGTGGAAGCCTATGCCATAGTGAGACTGACGCTAGGGATAGATCTAGCTATAATCGAATTTGTATGGACGACACTGCGAGGCTATGAAACGATGCTTGCGACATTGGCGGGTACTGGTATAAATCATCAGTCTATTACTTGGGATGAACCCTCTAACGGTCCGTTCTTGTCCTCAAAATGGTTTACCCGTGGCATGATGGCTCAACTCCCGGATCCATCGATGTTCCGCGTCTTGGATGTGCCTGCCTCTCTCACAGGCCTCTCCACGACCGCCTCCGGAACCTTCACAATGACTATTGATGATGAAATCCTTCCGTCCAACCGGGGACCGTGGCGGGTCTCTTACTGTCCTGAGGGCGTGCGGGTCGAACCGAGCGACACCGCAGCGCTGCACATGGACATCCATCAGTATACGCAGGCATGGCTGGGTGAGCCGAGCCTTGCAGATCTATTAACCCACGGCTTTGTGTCGTCTTCCAGTGCTGAGGCAGCGGAGGCGGCGAAAGCACTTCTGCCACCCCAAACGACTTATAGCCTCGAATATTTCTAG
- a CDS encoding Ldh family oxidoreductase has protein sequence MNRPPETFVSVQEDRLLAFSTACFEKAGLSHDHAALISRLLVNSDLRGVRSHGTRTVNGYCSGFENGDMNPQPNIRQIHETPTAVVLDGDGTLGYLPMVRATEGAIAKAKEVGLGMGLVRHIGHYGSAGHYARMCEEAGCIGFSVQGYQNLGNAAGSDPKPQLGYFGNPPICFAIPGGDEPSVVLDAATSIMADYQRGDDYDALLSLIPAAFFKSVGYTAVAGLLGGGLTGYTLPDDEGVTERWPGGARLGGMVLAIHVDAVVPEAVFRAETDRMVRDVRETFEPMPGYDRALLPGGIEVERVEMHRRNGIRYGEIEQESAREVSERLGVPLPWD, from the coding sequence ATGAATCGCCCCCCAGAAACTTTTGTGAGTGTGCAGGAGGACCGCCTCCTCGCTTTTAGTACTGCCTGTTTTGAGAAGGCGGGATTGTCGCATGACCACGCAGCACTGATCAGCCGTCTGCTTGTCAACTCAGACCTTCGTGGTGTGCGGAGTCACGGCACGCGGACGGTCAATGGTTATTGTAGCGGCTTTGAAAACGGAGATATGAATCCCCAGCCCAATATCCGCCAGATTCACGAAACGCCGACGGCTGTCGTGCTGGATGGCGATGGAACGCTCGGCTACCTTCCAATGGTTCGTGCGACTGAGGGGGCAATCGCCAAAGCGAAGGAGGTTGGACTAGGTATGGGGCTTGTGCGTCACATCGGACACTACGGCTCCGCAGGACACTACGCACGGATGTGCGAGGAGGCGGGCTGCATTGGCTTTTCCGTTCAAGGCTATCAAAATCTGGGCAATGCCGCCGGCAGCGATCCCAAACCGCAGCTTGGCTATTTCGGCAATCCTCCCATCTGCTTTGCTATTCCTGGGGGAGATGAACCGTCTGTGGTGCTTGATGCAGCAACATCCATCATGGCGGACTATCAGCGCGGGGACGACTATGACGCGCTCCTTTCCCTCATTCCGGCTGCTTTTTTCAAAAGCGTGGGTTATACTGCGGTCGCAGGTCTCTTGGGCGGTGGGTTGACAGGATACACGCTTCCTGACGACGAGGGGGTTACCGAACGCTGGCCCGGCGGGGCACGGTTGGGCGGTATGGTTCTCGCCATCCATGTGGACGCGGTTGTACCCGAAGCTGTATTCCGCGCTGAAACCGATCGGATGGTCCGAGACGTGAGAGAAACGTTTGAGCCGATGCCCGGCTATGACCGTGCACTGCTGCCCGGCGGGATTGAAGTAGAGAGAGTTGAGATGCACCGTCGTAATGGCATCCGCTACGGAGAGATAGAGCAGGAATCAGCCCGTGAAGTCAGTGAGCGTCTTGGCGTTCCGCTGCCGTGGGATTAA
- a CDS encoding Gfo/Idh/MocA family oxidoreductase, with the protein MEPLRVGFIGAGGFARHTIYPALHLAPVALQAVCDMDEAKAKDAAGKFGTGRWYTDRHKMWEQEDLEALIISMRPDPRQSLVREALEAGYHVFVPKPPAPSLADATELAETADQAGKMLMINFQRRFSLGVSRAKEIMAQESFGQLTQLFCSFCSGTYPTVQWYLLDFAIHHFDLAQYIAGPAKEIAVFHNEVGGQGSFAVAVEFENGAVGNLQLNSQRLWRRNYDRIEITGQEEYIVLDGLWEIAHYADSQNVFTDNFSDQRNGELTGDGHSLTEFVNAIRENREPIASINDCLKSMRLYEAVLERRKGVITLND; encoded by the coding sequence ATGGAACCACTTCGTGTTGGATTTATCGGTGCTGGTGGCTTTGCCAGACACACTATCTATCCGGCTTTACACCTTGCCCCCGTTGCCCTGCAAGCGGTCTGTGACATGGATGAAGCAAAAGCGAAAGATGCAGCGGGGAAATTTGGCACGGGGCGTTGGTACACGGATCGGCATAAAATGTGGGAACAGGAAGACCTTGAGGCGCTCATCATCAGTATGAGACCCGACCCACGCCAATCCCTCGTTCGTGAAGCTTTGGAAGCGGGCTATCACGTCTTTGTTCCCAAGCCGCCTGCCCCCTCTTTGGCGGATGCCACTGAACTCGCAGAGACCGCTGATCAGGCTGGCAAAATGTTGATGATCAATTTTCAGCGACGGTTCAGCTTGGGTGTCAGCCGTGCCAAAGAGATTATGGCGCAGGAATCTTTTGGTCAATTGACGCAACTCTTCTGCTCCTTCTGTAGCGGTACCTATCCGACGGTGCAATGGTATCTTTTGGATTTTGCTATCCATCATTTTGATCTCGCACAGTACATCGCTGGTCCAGCAAAAGAGATTGCTGTGTTCCACAACGAGGTAGGTGGGCAAGGATCTTTCGCAGTTGCGGTCGAATTTGAGAACGGTGCAGTCGGAAACCTCCAACTGAATAGCCAACGGCTCTGGAGGCGCAACTATGATCGGATTGAAATCACAGGACAGGAAGAGTACATTGTCCTTGATGGACTGTGGGAGATTGCTCACTATGCTGACTCCCAGAATGTCTTTACGGATAACTTCAGCGACCAACGCAACGGCGAATTGACCGGCGACGGGCATAGCTTGACAGAGTTTGTCAACGCTATCCGTGAAAATCGTGAGCCGATAGCGAGCATCAACGATTGCTTGAAGTCGATGCGGCTGTATGAAGCCGTTTTGGAAAGGCGAAAGGGAGTTATTACGCTGAATGATTAG
- a CDS encoding mannonate dehydratase gives MLIQEQLPWTQMDDEHLSLFKAIGVDYVTINPPPDDLKDGEDRADFWKEMSRRVDSHGMKLDNVGMNCWDEISLARPDRDQKIDAWCTMIRNLGAAGIRTLGYNFKPIGNFRTTSAIGRGGVRYSTFDYDEFMEDPADVPKKYIAEEQLLENLHYFLNRIVPVAEEAGVKLAIHPDDPPIPEPLGGAARILSTLDHFERTFNTVPGEMNAMLFCQGCVREMGEDVPSAIRRIGSQNKIAYVHFRNIRGTPKSFQEVFVDEGDVDMYEAMQTYREVGFEGPFMMDHTPSFPQENTQWAGRAFAVGYIRSMIQAVYR, from the coding sequence ATGTTAATTCAAGAACAGTTGCCTTGGACTCAAATGGACGACGAGCATTTGAGCCTATTCAAAGCCATCGGTGTAGACTATGTTACGATTAACCCGCCGCCGGATGATCTTAAAGATGGGGAAGATCGTGCAGACTTCTGGAAAGAGATGAGTCGGCGCGTTGATTCCCACGGGATGAAGTTGGATAACGTGGGTATGAACTGTTGGGACGAGATTTCGCTTGCCCGTCCGGATCGGGACCAAAAGATCGATGCGTGGTGCACCATGATTCGGAACCTCGGTGCCGCAGGAATCCGAACCTTGGGTTACAATTTCAAACCCATCGGCAACTTCCGTACAACTTCAGCGATTGGACGCGGTGGTGTCCGCTATAGCACCTTCGATTACGATGAGTTCATGGAAGATCCGGCGGACGTTCCTAAAAAATATATCGCCGAAGAGCAACTCTTAGAGAATTTGCACTATTTTCTTAATCGTATTGTTCCGGTGGCTGAGGAAGCAGGGGTTAAACTCGCGATCCACCCGGACGATCCACCCATTCCTGAACCGCTTGGCGGCGCAGCTCGAATCCTCTCGACGCTCGACCATTTCGAGCGCACATTTAACACAGTGCCCGGCGAGATGAACGCTATGCTATTTTGTCAGGGCTGTGTCCGTGAAATGGGAGAGGATGTGCCTTCCGCCATCCGACGTATCGGCTCACAGAACAAAATTGCTTACGTCCACTTTCGCAACATTAGAGGCACACCCAAGAGTTTCCAAGAGGTCTTTGTGGATGAGGGAGATGTGGATATGTATGAGGCGATGCAGACCTATCGGGAGGTGGGATTTGAAGGTCCCTTCATGATGGATCACACACCTAGTTTTCCGCAAGAGAATACGCAATGGGCGGGCAGGGCTTTTGCTGTCGGTTACATCCGATCGATGATCCAAGCCGTTTATCGTTAA
- a CDS encoding exo-alpha-sialidase, translated as MSHTILYKRKGFYGAFPVLTHLPDGRLTVGIPVAPFHDHYAVADWLVFLSEDEGETWQETDDPTLPDNWPGTSPREIYDRFAAVMPDGTYLCAGTVGWQAQPAEQQADVEAQGLVVRPHPHDKNAILVGSNKLFVQRSTDKGNTWERQEWTVPGVEHLTAFPRSAWLADGTILVPVYGADPDARWRTYIWRSGDGGKTWRWLTMGSYVTGVEGNETSLLEVSPGRVLAHTRTEGSYLLETWSDDGGRTWSQPLQTPIWGYPPHLLKLRDGRILCSFGYRQEPMGVRAVLSHDGGVTWGMDNVIVLRDDGGTPSEFRSDVQGGGADVGYPISTQLSDGSILTTYYITLSDGVTHSVATRWEI; from the coding sequence ATGAGCCATACGATTCTCTACAAACGAAAGGGATTTTACGGTGCCTTTCCTGTTCTAACCCATCTCCCCGATGGACGGTTGACGGTTGGGATTCCGGTCGCACCATTCCATGACCACTACGCGGTTGCTGATTGGCTAGTGTTCCTGTCGGAAGACGAGGGAGAAACGTGGCAAGAAACCGATGATCCAACACTTCCCGACAATTGGCCCGGCACATCACCGCGTGAGATATATGACCGATTCGCCGCCGTGATGCCAGACGGGACGTATCTCTGTGCCGGTACAGTGGGCTGGCAAGCTCAGCCAGCAGAGCAACAGGCGGATGTGGAAGCACAGGGCCTAGTTGTGCGTCCGCACCCGCACGACAAGAACGCAATTTTGGTGGGGAGTAACAAGTTGTTCGTCCAGCGTTCGACTGATAAGGGAAACACATGGGAGCGGCAGGAATGGACTGTGCCCGGTGTTGAACATCTCACAGCGTTTCCGCGTTCAGCGTGGTTGGCGGACGGAACGATCCTGGTCCCTGTGTACGGTGCCGATCCCGATGCTCGTTGGCGAACCTACATCTGGCGATCAGGGGATGGCGGAAAAACGTGGCGTTGGTTGACGATGGGTTCTTATGTAACAGGGGTAGAGGGCAACGAGACATCACTTCTGGAGGTCTCCCCCGGGCGCGTCCTTGCCCATACGCGAACGGAGGGCAGCTACCTGCTGGAGACGTGGTCGGATGACGGTGGACGGACATGGTCGCAGCCGTTACAGACACCTATCTGGGGGTATCCGCCGCATCTGTTGAAACTTCGAGATGGACGGATACTGTGTTCGTTTGGATATCGACAGGAACCGATGGGGGTGCGTGCGGTCCTGAGCCACGATGGCGGGGTTACGTGGGGTATGGATAACGTTATTGTTCTACGGGACGACGGTGGGACGCCCAGCGAATTCCGATCCGACGTGCAGGGTGGCGGTGCTGATGTCGGCTATCCGATCTCAACGCAACTATCCGATGGGAGCATCTTGACCACTTATTACATTACGTTGTCGGATGGTGTAACGCACTCGGTGGCGACGCGCTGGGAAATTTAA